From Thunnus maccoyii chromosome 21, fThuMac1.1, whole genome shotgun sequence, the proteins below share one genomic window:
- the ube2wb gene encoding probable ubiquitin-conjugating enzyme E2 W-B isoform X1 → MKRLQKELLALQNDPPPGMTLNEKSVQNTITQWIVDMEGAPGTLYEGEKFQLLFKFSSRYPFDSPQVMFTGENIPVHPHVYSNGHICLSILTEDWSPALSVQSVCLSIISMLSSCKEKRRPPDNSFYVRTCNKNPKKTKWWYHDDTC, encoded by the exons ATG aaaaggCTACAAAAGGAATTATTAGCCCTGCAAAATGATCCACCCCCAGGAATGACGCTCAATGAAAAAAGTGTACAGAACACCATAACACA GTGGATTGTAGACATGGAGGGAGCACCTGGCACACTGTATGAAGGAGAGAAATTTCAGCTGCTTTTCAAATTTAGTAGTCGATATCCTTTTGATTCACCTCAG GTAATGTTCACAGGAGAGAATATACCTGTCCACCCTCATGTGTATAGCAACGgtcacatctgtctgtctattcTAACGGAAGATTGGTCGCCAGCCCTCTCAGTGCAATCAGTTTGTCTTAGCATTATCAGCATGTTGTCCAGCTGCAAAGAAAAG AGACGACCGCCTGATAACTCCTTTTATGTAAGAACGTGTAACAAAAATCCAAAGAAGACAAAATGGTGGTATCACG ATGATACATGCTAA
- the ube2wb gene encoding probable ubiquitin-conjugating enzyme E2 W-B isoform X2, which yields MASMQKRLQKELLALQNDPPPGMTLNEKSVQNTITQWIVDMEGAPGTLYEGEKFQLLFKFSSRYPFDSPQVMFTGENIPVHPHVYSNGHICLSILTEDWSPALSVQSVCLSIISMLSSCKEKRRPPDNSFYVRTCNKNPKKTKWWYHDDTC from the exons ATGGCGTCGATGCAG aaaaggCTACAAAAGGAATTATTAGCCCTGCAAAATGATCCACCCCCAGGAATGACGCTCAATGAAAAAAGTGTACAGAACACCATAACACA GTGGATTGTAGACATGGAGGGAGCACCTGGCACACTGTATGAAGGAGAGAAATTTCAGCTGCTTTTCAAATTTAGTAGTCGATATCCTTTTGATTCACCTCAG GTAATGTTCACAGGAGAGAATATACCTGTCCACCCTCATGTGTATAGCAACGgtcacatctgtctgtctattcTAACGGAAGATTGGTCGCCAGCCCTCTCAGTGCAATCAGTTTGTCTTAGCATTATCAGCATGTTGTCCAGCTGCAAAGAAAAG AGACGACCGCCTGATAACTCCTTTTATGTAAGAACGTGTAACAAAAATCCAAAGAAGACAAAATGGTGGTATCACG ATGATACATGCTAA
- the eloca gene encoding elongin C paralog a has product MDGEERTYGGCEGPDAMYVKLISSDGHEFIVKREHALTSGTIKAMLSGPGQFAENETNEVNFREIPSHVLSKVCMYFTYKVRYTNSSTEIPEFPIAPEIALELLMAANFLDC; this is encoded by the exons ATGG ATGGTGAAgagagaacctacggtggctgcgaaGGGCCAGATGCCATGTACGTGAAGTTGATATCTTCAGATGGCCATGAATTCATTGTGAAAAGAGAACATGCCTTGACGTCTGGGACTATCAAAGCCATGCTGAGCGGGCCAG GTCAGTTTGCTGAGAATGAAACCAATGAAGTCAACTTTAGGGAAATCCCATCCCATGTCCTGTCCAAGGTCTGCATGTACTTCACCTACAAGGTCCGTTACACCAACAGCTCTACAGAAATACCTGAATTTCCCATAGCTCCGGAGATCGCACTGGAACTGCTCATGGCTGCAAACTTTTTGGATTGCTAA